One window of Nocardia nova SH22a genomic DNA carries:
- a CDS encoding NAD(P)/FAD-dependent oxidoreductase, translated as MGTEIVENRRHRVVVIGSGFGGLFACKHLEHDNVDVVLISKTSTHLFQPLLYQVATGILSTGEIAPATRIVLRKHQNTQVIMGEVHDIDLVNRTVTSELLNRDTVTPFDSLIVATGAQQSYFGNDRFATYAPGMKTIDDALELRARILGSFEEAELATTQEARDRFLTFVVVGAGPTGVELAGQIAELADRTLVGTFRNIDPRDARVLLVEGAGAVLAPMGPKLGGKAQRRLEKMGVEIQLNAMVTDVDARGVTVKDKDGTERRIEAACKVWSAGVQASELGKMLAERSDGTETDRAGRVVVEPDLTIKGHPNVFVVGDLMAVPDVPGQAQGAIQGATYAAKQIKAEVAGKQTPEQRKPFKYFNKGSMATVSRFNAVCQIGKLEFSGFLAWLIWLVLHLYYLIGYRSRTVTVFQWFVAFLGRNRGQMAATEQWVFARLALEAMNGNEADAREVRAETTAEPARAAAAESATPTNTEPAPAADSVSAEQPDSGNGETPSKPGESVAPGTTRPASG; from the coding sequence ATGGGAACCGAAATTGTCGAGAACCGACGCCACCGGGTGGTGGTGATCGGATCCGGCTTCGGCGGCTTGTTCGCGTGCAAACATCTCGAACACGACAACGTCGACGTCGTACTGATCTCGAAGACCTCCACGCACCTGTTCCAGCCCCTGCTGTATCAGGTCGCCACCGGGATCCTGTCCACCGGCGAGATCGCCCCCGCCACCCGCATCGTGCTGCGCAAACACCAGAACACCCAGGTGATCATGGGCGAGGTGCACGATATCGATCTGGTGAACCGCACCGTCACCTCCGAACTGCTCAACCGGGACACGGTCACCCCCTTCGACAGCCTGATCGTCGCCACCGGCGCGCAGCAGTCCTATTTCGGCAACGACCGGTTCGCCACCTACGCGCCCGGTATGAAGACCATCGACGACGCGCTCGAACTGCGGGCGCGCATCCTCGGCTCCTTCGAGGAGGCCGAGTTGGCCACCACCCAGGAGGCGCGCGATCGCTTCCTCACGTTCGTGGTGGTCGGTGCGGGCCCCACGGGCGTCGAACTGGCCGGGCAGATCGCCGAACTCGCCGATCGGACACTGGTCGGCACCTTCCGCAACATCGATCCCCGCGACGCCCGGGTGCTGCTGGTCGAGGGCGCGGGCGCGGTGCTCGCGCCGATGGGACCGAAACTCGGCGGCAAGGCCCAGCGGCGGCTCGAGAAGATGGGCGTGGAGATCCAGCTCAACGCCATGGTCACCGATGTCGACGCGCGCGGGGTCACGGTCAAGGACAAGGACGGCACCGAGCGGCGCATCGAGGCGGCCTGCAAGGTGTGGTCGGCCGGCGTGCAGGCCAGCGAGCTGGGCAAGATGCTCGCCGAGCGTTCCGACGGCACCGAGACCGATCGGGCCGGGCGCGTGGTCGTGGAGCCGGATCTGACGATCAAGGGACACCCGAACGTCTTCGTGGTCGGCGATCTGATGGCGGTGCCGGATGTGCCCGGCCAGGCCCAGGGCGCCATCCAGGGCGCGACGTACGCGGCCAAGCAGATCAAGGCCGAGGTCGCCGGGAAGCAGACGCCCGAGCAGCGCAAGCCGTTCAAGTACTTCAACAAGGGCAGTATGGCGACGGTGTCGCGGTTCAACGCCGTCTGCCAGATCGGCAAGCTCGAGTTCAGCGGTTTCCTGGCCTGGTTGATCTGGCTGGTCCTGCACCTGTACTACCTGATCGGATACCGCAGCCGCACCGTCACGGTGTTCCAGTGGTTCGTGGCCTTCCTCGGCCGCAACCGCGGCCAGATGGCGGCCACCGAACAGTGGGTCTTCGCGCGGCTGGCGCTCGAGGCCATGAACGGCAACGAGGCCGATGCCCGGGAGGTCCGAGCGGAGACCACGGCCGAACCCGCCCGCGCCGCAGCCGCCGAATCCGCCACACCGACGAACACCGAACCCGCCCCCGCCGCCGATTCCGTTTCGGCCGAGCAGCCGGATTCGGGAAACGGTGAAACCCCTTCGAAGCCAGGCGAATCCGTAGCACCGGGCACGACGCGACCGGCCTCGGGCTGA
- a CDS encoding TetR/AcrR family transcriptional regulator — MTRDTETRRPGRPPGPPRDPGRRRAEILDAAERVIATSGPRMSIAQVAAEAGYARTAVYAVFPDLPTLIDALARRHMDAIIAAADELLAQPLPARQLLRAVVSLMCDFVDANPNLHHVLMQRLEGDDAEHRPFFTHVSDWATAVFDTILRRLDADPALARIWATATVGAILMSAEAWMQQPTRSRAEFVDQLAAFLWPTVESIGGNRLIGPLVGAEPTVPQRG, encoded by the coding sequence GTGACAAGGGACACAGAGACCCGGCGGCCGGGCCGTCCACCGGGACCACCCCGCGATCCGGGCCGGCGCCGGGCGGAAATTCTCGATGCCGCCGAACGCGTCATCGCGACCTCCGGACCCCGAATGAGCATCGCGCAGGTCGCGGCCGAGGCCGGATACGCGCGTACCGCCGTCTACGCGGTGTTCCCGGACCTGCCGACCTTGATCGACGCGCTCGCCCGGCGGCACATGGACGCGATCATCGCCGCGGCCGACGAACTGCTCGCCCAGCCGCTGCCCGCGCGTCAGCTCCTGCGCGCGGTGGTGTCGCTGATGTGCGATTTCGTGGACGCCAATCCCAATCTGCACCACGTGCTGATGCAGCGCCTGGAAGGTGACGACGCCGAGCACCGCCCCTTCTTCACCCATGTATCCGATTGGGCCACCGCGGTTTTCGACACCATCCTGCGGCGCCTGGACGCCGATCCGGCGCTGGCCCGGATCTGGGCGACCGCCACGGTCGGCGCGATCCTGATGTCGGCGGAGGCGTGGATGCAGCAACCGACCCGCTCCCGCGCCGAATTCGTCGATCAGCTCGCGGCCTTCCTGTGGCCGACGGTGGAGAGTATCGGCGGCAACCGGCTCATCGGGCCGCTGGTCGGCGCCGAACCGACGGTGCCGCAACGCGGGTGA
- a CDS encoding cytochrome P450, whose translation MVSVDPRPSGTEHGARSYTVAERENIGLLEIPDRHPIDRVLRRLPVREQVLATPPVGGPAAAVRGDSGLPVLGRSLQYLRWGPAEMLDRYRRYGPVSYNKSFGVDRILVAGPDAVDEVLGKRRNDFGQGWDFLIGSFFRRGLLLLEFSEHMFHRRIMQQAFTRDRLESHLAQLSPVVEAAVARWSPAGARTLRLYPTVKDLTLEIATETFMGVDAGPQRQRLGQAFLDCTHAPLALVRHSMPGGAWRAGLRGRRVLEDYFAAMVPGKRSAGGTDFFSALCEARTEDGDTFSDADVVNHMIFLIMAAHDTTTTTATSVAYYLGRHPQWQERVRAEAKALFDELGGAAPTIADLDRLHDLDLVIKESLRLVPPVPGLVRRAVRDTEVAGHYIPAGTHVDVAYACNHLIPELWSRPALFDPERFAEGRREDKSHRLAWMPFGAGAHKCIGMHFGTFEVKVVIAAMVRAYRWDIPENYLMPWGFNTIPFPRDGAPMRLTRL comes from the coding sequence ATGGTCAGCGTCGACCCGCGTCCCTCCGGCACCGAGCACGGTGCCCGGTCGTACACCGTCGCGGAACGAGAGAACATCGGTCTGCTCGAGATTCCGGACCGGCATCCCATCGACCGGGTGCTCCGGCGATTGCCGGTCCGGGAGCAGGTGCTGGCCACCCCGCCGGTCGGTGGCCCGGCGGCCGCGGTGCGCGGTGATTCCGGCCTGCCGGTGCTGGGCCGCTCGCTGCAGTATCTGCGCTGGGGCCCCGCCGAAATGCTCGACCGCTACCGCCGCTACGGGCCGGTGAGCTACAACAAGTCCTTCGGTGTCGACCGGATCCTCGTCGCCGGGCCGGACGCGGTCGACGAGGTATTGGGCAAGCGCCGCAACGATTTCGGGCAGGGCTGGGATTTCCTGATCGGGTCCTTCTTCCGCCGCGGCCTGCTGCTGCTGGAATTCTCCGAGCACATGTTCCATCGCCGCATCATGCAGCAGGCCTTCACCCGCGATCGGCTGGAATCGCATCTGGCGCAGCTGAGTCCGGTGGTGGAGGCGGCGGTGGCGCGCTGGAGCCCGGCCGGCGCCCGCACCCTGCGGCTGTACCCGACCGTCAAGGACCTCACCCTCGAGATCGCCACCGAAACGTTCATGGGGGTGGATGCCGGACCACAGCGGCAGCGCCTCGGACAGGCGTTCCTGGACTGCACCCACGCGCCGCTGGCGCTGGTCCGCCATTCGATGCCCGGTGGCGCCTGGCGTGCGGGCCTGCGCGGGCGCCGGGTCCTCGAGGACTATTTCGCCGCGATGGTGCCGGGCAAGCGCAGCGCCGGGGGAACGGATTTCTTCTCCGCGCTGTGCGAGGCGCGCACCGAGGACGGGGACACCTTCTCCGACGCCGACGTGGTCAATCACATGATCTTCCTGATCATGGCCGCGCACGACACCACCACGACGACCGCCACCTCCGTCGCCTACTACCTCGGCCGCCATCCGCAATGGCAGGAGCGGGTGCGCGCCGAGGCGAAGGCATTGTTCGACGAACTCGGCGGCGCCGCGCCCACCATCGCCGACCTCGACCGGTTGCACGATCTGGATCTGGTCATCAAGGAGAGCCTGCGCCTGGTGCCGCCGGTTCCCGGGCTCGTGCGCCGCGCGGTCCGCGACACCGAGGTGGCCGGGCACTACATCCCGGCCGGAACCCACGTCGACGTCGCCTACGCGTGTAACCACCTGATCCCCGAATTGTGGTCGCGCCCGGCACTGTTCGATCCCGAGCGCTTCGCCGAGGGCCGCCGGGAGGACAAGTCCCACCGGCTGGCGTGGATGCCGTTCGGCGCCGGGGCGCACAAGTGCATCGGCATGCATTTCGGGACCTTCGAGGTGAAGGTGGTCATCGCGGCGATGGTGCGCGCCTACCGCTGGGACATCCCCGAGAACTACCTGATGCCGTGGGGTTTCAACACGATCCCGTTCCCGCGCGACGGCGCGCCGATGCGGCTGACGCGATTGTGA